The DNA sequence AGTCCCCTGGTTCCTCCTTCAGTGTGAGTTCACGGCATGTTGAGATACCCGCGCGAGTCTATCTTGAACTTTAAATGGGCGTTTTGGCTCGTTGTTTGCATTGCTTTTCATCTAGGTGCTCTTTTGTCTCCGCTGGCTGCGCAAGGCAGCACGGCCAATGTTGATCTGATTACCTATCGTGCGGAATTGGACCGTCTCGCTGCGGATGTTAACCGTCTGGAGCAGCATCCCGAAGAAGGGCAAGCGATACGAGATGCACTGCCGAAGAAATGGATTGTCAACGACCAGGGCACAACCTATGAAGTTTCCACAGCGCGCCTGGCAGAAGATCTGGAGCAGTGGCAAAAAGACAAGGGAAAAGGTTCTCTCGACTCCTTGAAGCGCCGCATTCAAGCGTTGCAGGCGGAAGCTGACGCATTCACAGCAGGGCTTTCACCTTCCAGCAACGCACGGCAAAAGTTGCAACAGATTCTGAGCCGCAAGGAATTCGGCTCAGCCGACGGTCCCACCTGGCTTGATCGTGCATTGGGGAAAATAGCGCAATGGATCGATCGACTGCATCTTCATTTTCCCTCTTTCGGGCGGGCGAAATTTCCCTCTTGGACTGGCTGGCTCATTATTTCGATCGTTATTGCCGGCGTCTGTCTCGCGCTGGCGTTTGTCGTGTGGAAATTGATTACGCGCACGCAGGAAAATTTGGAATTAAATCTCTCAGGAGGAGAGCAATTTCATAAGCAATCACGCGAGTGGGTGGCTGATGCGTTGGCTGCCGCTCGTCGCGGAGATTATCGTAGCGCGATTCGTTGCGCCTATTGGGCCGCGGTCTTTCGCCTGGAGGAGCTTGGACGCTGGGCCCCGAATCGTACCTTGACCCCCCGCGAATATTTGCGCATGTTGCCCCGGGACCATTTTCAGCGCCCCCTTCTCGCCGACCTCACGCAGCGTTTTGAACTCACCTGGTACGGTTATGCCGTGGCCACTGCCCGTGATTTTGATCAAGTCACAGAACAACTGGAGAAACTCGGATGCCTGGCCCCCTCAGCCGCGGCGACACAAAAATCCTGATCTGCGCCGGTGCTGTTCTGGTGCTGTTGATCGTCACTGGCGTGCTGTTTCCATCTCCGGAGGAAGACACCACGCCTTTCCCCTCCAGCTATGCGGCCGGTTCCAATGGTGGCAAGGCAGCTTATCTGTTGCTGCAGGATCTCGGATATTCCATCGAGCGCTGGGAGTCGCCGCTGGAAAATCTTCCTTTACCCGAAGATACGGCTACCGTGCTGGTCTTGGCGGACCCGGTTGAAAGCATCACCTCGCGAGACCGGGAGACGCTCGAATCCTGGCTGCAACGCGGCGGCATCGTCCTGGCCACCGGCTACCGGGCCAGTACCGCGCTTCCCGAACA is a window from the Terriglobales bacterium genome containing:
- a CDS encoding DUF4129 domain-containing protein gives rise to the protein MSPLAAQGSTANVDLITYRAELDRLAADVNRLEQHPEEGQAIRDALPKKWIVNDQGTTYEVSTARLAEDLEQWQKDKGKGSLDSLKRRIQALQAEADAFTAGLSPSSNARQKLQQILSRKEFGSADGPTWLDRALGKIAQWIDRLHLHFPSFGRAKFPSWTGWLIISIVIAGVCLALAFVVWKLITRTQENLELNLSGGEQFHKQSREWVADALAAARRGDYRSAIRCAYWAAVFRLEELGRWAPNRTLTPREYLRMLPRDHFQRPLLADLTQRFELTWYGYAVATARDFDQVTEQLEKLGCLAPSAAATQKS